The Ignavibacteriales bacterium DNA window GCTCGAACTTTGCCCGCCCCCCCCGCGTCCGCCTCTGCCGCCACCGCCCGAGCCGCCAGACGCACGCCCCGCTCCGCTCATTTGAGCCCGCATCGCGTCAGAATATTCCCCCGTCTCCACGCCGATCGTGAGCGGGTTGAGCGGGTTTGCGCCAACCGCGTACGGATGGTCAGCAGATTTCTGCAAAGGGATTTTCAACTCATACGTGAGCGTGCCGTTGGTGTAGCCGAGATGCACATCGATTCCTTTGTCCTGCTTGTCAGTCATCCGATGGCGTTCACCTTCGCCGGGACCGACGATGTCATATTGCCGCTGCGCTGCTTCAATGAGTCGCTTCAAATCCTCCGGGTTTTGCTGTACCGGAAACCTGCGTCCCTGCATCAGCCCGCTCACCGGAAAGTCGATACCGAACATCTTGCTCTTTCTTCCTGACGTATCAAACCACACCGACGTTCCAAGCGCAAGCATCTGCATCTGTGTCATACGATTGGAGGTGCTCAGGCAAAGATACAGGTTCTCTTTGTCGTTTTTGACCCCGACAAAAACCTGGGGTCCTGCGAGCAATGTCGTCGCATCCTTCCAATCTTCCCCGGTGCCGTTGATTCTCAGCTCCTGGTTGGTCCATCGACTGGTCAGTTCGACGGTTTTGCTGCAACCGGAGAATACAATTCCTGCGAGAAGAACAACGAAAGACAAGAGAAAGTTTGAGAGCCCGTTACTGGTTTCATGTGCGGTGCCGGTCAAACGACACTCCATCGAACGATGCAAAATCATGAACAGTTTCCTCCATCAATGCATAAGTCAAGTCGGGCGGTCAATCAGGACAAGATACCAAGATCCCTACTGACAATATAGGACGAACGAAACCCTGTTTTGTCTCGCTCTTTCTCATTGTTTTAGCAGGTTGAAGGGGGGGGGGATAATGAAAAAGGGAGCACAAGAACGAGCTGCTAAGCTCTGTGCTCCCCTTCCTAAGAGTGGGAAATCCTCGGTCTCTATCGGATCAACCGTCGCCTTACGCCGGCTCGCTTCCTTCTTGGGAATCCCTGAAGCGTGCGAAGAACCGGGAAATTTTGTTGGTCCACTGATCGAACAATGAATAGACAGTCGGCACGATCACCAGCGTGAGGAATGTGGAAATCGTCAGACCAAAAATGATGGTGACTGCCAGCGGGCGCCAGAATTCTGCGCTCTCTGCGCCAATGATAAAATGCAGCTCGCGCCAGTCGAAATCGATTCCCGTCGCCAGAGGCAGAATGCCCAGCACAGTTGCGGCGGCGGTCAGAACCACAGGACGCAGACGAATTCTCCCTGCTTCCAGCAGCGCATCCTCGAGCGAGTGTCCGCCTTCTCCGAGCTTATGCTTCACGAAGTCGAGGAGCACGATGCCGTTGCGAACGACAATCCCCGCAAGTGCCACCACGCCGACACCTGTCATGACAACGCTCGCCGGCGTCCGCGTGATCACGAGACCCAGCATCACACCGATCAACGAGAGGACAACGGAGATCAGAATGACAAACGGCACTTTGAGTGAGTTAAACTCCGCGACCATGATCAGGAAGATCAGCAGCAACGTAATGATGAATGCCTTGCCGAGGAAGTCCGAGGCTTTCTGTTGTTCCTCCTGCGATCCCGTCATCTTGATACCGTACCCGGCAGGAAGCGCCAATCCAGCGAGGCGAGCCCTGACATCGTTGATCACATCCGATTGGACCCGTCCCTCGACGTCACCAGACACGGTGATGACCCGCTTCTGGTCCTTTCGCTTGATGTCCGACACGGCCGTTGTCCGTTTCAGGTTGGCGACCGACGTCAGCGGGATCGAAAGCAGTTGTCCGCGACGGTTCATGAACGTAATGCGCAGATTCTCAAGGTCCGTCGGCGATGTGCGCTGGTCTTCCTTCAAACGAACGCGGATGTTGTACTGGTCCTCGCCAACCCGGTATTTGGATGCATCGACACCGGCGATGGCAGCACGGACCGTTGAAGCGATTTGACCCGTGCTTGTGTAGTACATGCCCGCCTTCTCGCGATCGATCCTTATTTCAACCTCGGGGCGTCCGGTGTTGTAATCATCCTTGAGATCGACGAGGCCGGAAATGTCTTTGATCTTTTCACGCACAAGCAGACTGAGAGACGCGAGCTGGCCATAGTCCTCGCCCGAGATCTCGACGCTGACCGGTGACCCGACCGGCGGACCCATCTGCTGTTTCGCAACGCGAAGGTCAGCACCTGCGATGCCCACCGTGGTCTTGCGCACCTCGTCGAGCGTCTCAAATGTGCTCTGTACGCGCAATTTCTTCTCATAGAAATTGATGGCCACCTGGGCCTTGTTGGGAGTACCCTGGCCGCCGAAATCAAACGCATTGTCGGATGTTCCGACGCTCGACGCGATGAATTCGATGTCCTTCCGTCCAGGGATCTGCTGGAGACGTTCCTCCATGACCTGCGCGAGGCTATTGGTGACGTCGAGCGATGTTCCGGCGGGCATCTCGATGTTCATCGTCACCTGGGATGGCTGAGTATTCGGAAAGAAATCGACTCCCTTGTTAAACAACCCGAACAACACCATGATGAGGAGCAGCAAACCGAAGGATATTCCCATCGTCAGCCCCTTGTTGTCGAGTGTCCATTTCAGGGTCTTCA harbors:
- a CDS encoding efflux RND transporter permease subunit translates to MKIWSIAVDNKAAVYILMVLIVMFGWSSYNALPREAAPDVKIPLIIVATPYIGVSPVDIEGLITQPLEKELKGLKDIKHITSVSKEGLSTIQVEFNTGIDLDEGLRRVRDKVNSSRSQLPNDILDPVINEINISEFPIMYINVSGQVGLARLKKIADDLGDEIEAIPGVIGADIAGGLEPEVQVNADVYRMNAYQISFDDIANAIRAENLSIPGGSIDTKEKNLTIRIPGEFKEVRPLEDLVLKMQNNKPIYLRDVASVNYSFEDRKTYARLNSKEVVSIHVRKRAGENLLRIADEVKNIVQQKRTQLPQGINIDISNDQSKFVTRMVKELENSVLTGMFLVVMSLFMFFGFKNSILISTAIPLSMFVGFVVLSALGITLNVVVLFSLVLVLGILVDDAIVVIENTYRHQQEYGEHPEIAAKKAAGEVFIPVLTSTITTMSAFLPLAFWPGIVGDFMKYFPYTLIITLTASLFVAYVISPVQAARWINYKRDIKKARENLEHPHWYKKYNPFTILYHKVDGVAFPWLQTEYVKTLKWTLDNKGLTMGISFGLLLLIMVLFGLFNKGVDFFPNTQPSQVTMNIEMPAGTSLDVTNSLAQVMEERLQQIPGRKDIEFIASSVGTSDNAFDFGGQGTPNKAQVAINFYEKKLRVQSTFETLDEVRKTTVGIAGADLRVAKQQMGPPVGSPVSVEISGEDYGQLASLSLLVREKIKDISGLVDLKDDYNTGRPEVEIRIDREKAGMYYTSTGQIASTVRAAIAGVDASKYRVGEDQYNIRVRLKEDQRTSPTDLENLRITFMNRRGQLLSIPLTSVANLKRTTAVSDIKRKDQKRVITVSGDVEGRVQSDVINDVRARLAGLALPAGYGIKMTGSQEEQQKASDFLGKAFIITLLLIFLIMVAEFNSLKVPFVILISVVLSLIGVMLGLVITRTPASVVMTGVGVVALAGIVVRNGIVLLDFVKHKLGEGGHSLEDALLEAGRIRLRPVVLTAAATVLGILPLATGIDFDWRELHFIIGAESAEFWRPLAVTIIFGLTISTFLTLVIVPTVYSLFDQWTNKISRFFARFRDSQEGSEPA